One genomic segment of Cydia splendana chromosome 5, ilCydSple1.2, whole genome shotgun sequence includes these proteins:
- the LOC134790740 gene encoding tRNA-dihydrouridine(20) synthase [NAD(P)+]-like has protein sequence MLSYENKLVLAPMVRIGTLPMRLLALRYGADIVYTEELIDWKFLRSKRRINNILNTVDYVDQTDGTIVFRTCTEEKDRVVLQLGTCDAERALKVAKLVENDVAAIDINMGCPKEFSIKGGMGVALMGQPDKAWKILNTLVTNLSIPVSCKIRILKTPEETLELVNKLVSSGIKAIGIHGRTKEERPQHAVHTDVIRYVAERVSIPVIANGGSKEIEKHSDIYKFKELTGCNSVMLARAAEWNCSIFRKEGLLPMDTVIKEYLKLAVDYDNSPSNTKYNVQNILRELQETPRGRQFLECQTLEQICEIWDLGQYCQEKQSQYQKMGIQGRWQVTPEDLEPPHKKQKVIDDLDGVQQMKVCFIRGNFDDLNLPKARLHAWAGKNGHDLPVYDTKQVTKLFRTIITFNGKKYTSSFWEKNKKFAEQGAALVCLFYLGLVTEDELLQLGSIIK, from the exons atgttatcttatgaaaataaattagTTCTTGCACCTATGGTACGCATAGGCACTTTACCTATGAGATTATTAGCTCTTCGGTATGGTGCTGATATAGTATACACAGAAGAACTAATAGATTGGAAGTTTTTACGTTCAAAGCGCAGAATTAATA ATATACTTAACACTGTAGACTATGTTGACCAGACAGATGGCACAATTGTTTTCCGGACATGCACTGAGGAAAAAGACAGAGTTGTTTTACAACTAGGCACTTGCGATGCAGAGCGGGCACTGAAAGTTGCGAAATTAGT GGAAAATGATGTGGCTGCAATAGATATCAATATGGGTTGTCCTAAAGAGTTTTCCATTAAAGGTGGAATGGGGGTAGCCCTAATGGGACAACCAGACAAAGCATGGAAAATACTAAATACACTAGTCACTAATCTCTCTATACCAGTTAGCTGCAAAATAAGGATACTGAAGACCCCTGAAGAAACATTGGAACttgtgaataaattagtaaGTTCCGGCATTAAGGCTATAGGGATCCATGGCAGGACAAAAGAGGAGAGACCCCAACATGCTGTACATACAGATGTAATCCGTTATGTTGCAGAGAGGGTATCTATACCAGTCATTGCAAA tgGTGGTTCAAAAGAAATAGAGAAACACAGTGACATATATAAGTTCAAAGAACTGACTGGGTGCAACAGTGTCATGCTGGCCAGGGCAGCCGAGTGGAACTGCTCCATCTTTAGGAAGGAAGGTTTATTACCAATGGACACAGTCATCAAGGAGTACCTGAAACTTGCTGTTGATTATGATAACTCACCATCAAATACTAAATACAATGTACAAAATATTCTAAGAGAGTTGCAAGAGACACCGAGAGGAAGGCAGTTTTTAGAGTGCCAGACACTTGAACAAATATG TGAGATATGGGATTTGGGACAATACTGCCAGGAGAAACAATCTCAATATCAGAAAATGGGGATACAGGGGAGATGGCAGGTGACACCTGAAGATTTGGAACCACCtcataaaaaacaaaaagtgATAGATGACCTTGATGGAGTGCAACAAATGAAG GTATGTTTTATACGAGGCAATTTTGATGATTTAAACTTGCCGAAAGCAAGATTACATGCATGGGCAGGGAAAAATGGCCATGACTTGCCAGTTTATGATACAAAGCAGGTAACTAAATTGTTCCGGaccataattacatttaatggaaaaaaatatacttcatCATTttgggaaaaaaataaaaagtttgcAGAGCAGGGTGCAGCTTTAGTTTGCTTGTTCTATCTGGGTTTGGTAACAGAAGATGAATTGTTACAACTTGGtagtataattaaataa